One window from the genome of Salvia splendens isolate huo1 chromosome 9, SspV2, whole genome shotgun sequence encodes:
- the LOC121748116 gene encoding protein LEO1 homolog isoform X4, which translates to MVGEEKRHQMMQNLFGDQSEEEEEEEEVESEHESNRQPDYASDEGDEGPDAEGEVEGQGEAEIESEGEPQDLDPLQGESEGERDKSSQELEIGNQREQSQERYSESDDKEDYDQRVVTSRRHDAVESGSERSGENHYVANEDDEVNQARSHSVSGDEKGEDQFLQSAPEIRDVFGDSDDEEQAEHKVQDQIEEDEIRSPIEEMGNYEKDLRPDDMIPDEDAPYYSEEEHIDARAKEKPVGPPLELEIPLRPPPSESDKMNMIKVSNIMGIDPTPFDPHTYVEEDHYETEESGSKKRIRLENNVIRWRKVKQPDGRTTIESNARFVEWSDGSMQLLIGNEVLDISKQDAQHEQAHLFMRHGRSIFQSQGRIMNKMRFMPSSLASNSHRLLTALVDSRHKKVFKVKNCITDIDPEREKEQKEKAVHQSIKANELLSRKKEKVNRKYTQPIRRERQLSAGFLEGALEEEDEEYYEPRRSSGRRRFDDDLEMEARAEKRIINAKKGPKDMPRKSTFQAAKSSRRPVDFSDSEKEESEYETEGEEDEGSPPHRRHEEAEQDYGEEDEELQQREQEEAYDESEEEAEEPKQKVRDSGGSLKRKGIDSDEDSPPRKTTTHRRMKMVYESDED; encoded by the exons ATGGTCGGAGAGGAGAAGCGGCATCAGATGATGCAGAATTTGTTCGGCGACCAAtcggaagaagaggaagaggaggaggaggttgAATCCGAGCACGAGTCCAATCGCCAACCTGATTATGCCTCT GATGAAGGGGATGAAGGACCGGATGCTGAAGGTGAAGTTGAAGGTCAAGGAGAGGCAGAAATTGAGAGCGAGGGTGAACCTCAAGATCTTGATCCTTTACAAGGTGAGAGTGAGGGTGAGAGAGATAAAAGCTCTCAGGAATTGGAGATAGGTAACCAAAGGGAACAAAGTCAAGAAAGGTATTCGGAGAGTGATGATAAGGAGGATTATGACCAACGAGTTGTTACTAGTAGAAGACATGATGCAGTTGAAAGTGGGTCAGAACGATCTGGAGAAAACCATTATGTTGCTAATGAGGATGACGAAGTGAATCAGGCGAGGAGTCACAG TGTATCTGGTGATGAGAAAGGCGAGGATCAGTTTTTGCAGTCAGCCCCAGAGATCCGTGATGTTTTTGGAGACTCTGATGATGAAGAACAAGCAGAACACAAAGTTCAGGATCAGAtcgaagaagatgaaatt AGATCCCCGATTGAAGAAATGGGGAATTATGAGAAAGATTTGAGGCCAGATGACATGAtacctgatgaagatgcacccTATTACTCTGAAGAAGAGCATATTGATGCTAGAGCTAAAGAGAAACCAGTTGGTCCCCCACTTGAGCTGGAAATTCCTCTGCGCCCTCCTCCATCTGAATCTGACAAG ATGAATATGATCAAAGTATCTAATATAATGGGCATAGATCCTACGCCATTTGATCCACATACATATGTGGAAGAGGATCATTATGAAACTGAGGAATCTGGGTCAAAAAAGAGGATAAGATTGGAGAACAATGTCATTCGCTGGAGAAAGGTCAAGCAGCCTGATGGCAGAACAACT ATTGAAAGCAATGCTCGCTTCGTGGAGTGGTCAGATGGTAGCATGCAGCTACTCATTGGAAACGAAGTGCTTGATATATCTAAGCAAGATGCACAGCATGAACAGGCTCACCTTTTTATGAGACATGGAAGA aGCATTTTCCAATCCCAAGGGCgaattatgaataaaatgagGTTTATGCCGTCATCCCTAGCTTCAAATTCTCATAGGCTGTTAACTGCTCTTGTTGATTCGCGACACAAAAAGGTGTTCAAAGTAAAGAACTGCATCACTGACATTGACCCTGAGAGGGAGAAGGAGCAAAAagagaaa GCTGTTCATCAATCAATTAAAGCTAATGAACTTCTTAGCCGGAAGAAGGAGAAGGTCAATCGTAAGTATACACAGCCCATCCGCCGGGAGCGCCAACTTTCTGCTGGTTTCTTAGAGGGCGCACTTGAAGAG gaggatgaagaGTATTATGAACCACGCCGTTCTTCTGGTCGGCGTCGCTTTGATGATGACCTTGAAATGGAAGCTCGAGCTGAGAAGCGCATAATTAATGCAAAGAAG GGGCCAAAGGATATGCCTCGTAAGTCAACATTCCAAGCTGCCAAATCATCTCGACGGCCAGTGGACTTCTCTGACAGTGAGAAAGAGGAATCAGAGTATGAAACCGAGGGGGAGGAAGATGAAGGTTCACCACCACATAGAAGGCATGAGGAAGCAGAGCAAGACTATGGGGAGGAAGATGAAGAGCTACAACAAAGAGAGCAAGAAGAAGCCTATGACGAATCAGAAGAAGAAGCTGAG GAGCCAAAGCAGAAGGTTAGGGACTCCGGAGGCAGCCTCAAAAGGAAGGGTATTGATTCTGATGAGGATTCTCCTCCTAGGAAAACTACTACTCATCGCCGGATGAAAATGGTGTATGAGAGTGATGAGGACTAA
- the LOC121748116 gene encoding protein LEO1 homolog isoform X1 has protein sequence MKGHIEKTRFRGAKPNKVTMVGEEKRHQMMQNLFGDQSEEEEEEEEEVESEHESNRQPDYASDEGDEGPDAEGEVEGQGEAEIESEGEPQDLDPLQGESEGERDKSSQELEIGNQREQSQERYSESDDKEDYDQRVVTSRRHDAVESGSERSGENHYVANEDDEVNQARSHSVSGDEKGEDQFLQSAPEIRDVFGDSDDEEQAEHKVQDQIEEDEIRSPIEEMGNYEKDLRPDDMIPDEDAPYYSEEEHIDARAKEKPVGPPLELEIPLRPPPSESDKMNMIKVSNIMGIDPTPFDPHTYVEEDHYETEESGSKKRIRLENNVIRWRKVKQPDGRTTIESNARFVEWSDGSMQLLIGNEVLDISKQDAQHEQAHLFMRHGRSIFQSQGRIMNKMRFMPSSLASNSHRLLTALVDSRHKKVFKVKNCITDIDPEREKEQKEKAVHQSIKANELLSRKKEKVNRKYTQPIRRERQLSAGFLEGALEEEDEEYYEPRRSSGRRRFDDDLEMEARAEKRIINAKKGPKDMPRKSTFQAAKSSRRPVDFSDSEKEESEYETEGEEDEGSPPHRRHEEAEQDYGEEDEELQQREQEEAYDESEEEAEEPKQKVRDSGGSLKRKGIDSDEDSPPRKTTTHRRMKMVYESDED, from the exons ATGAAGGGCCATATTGAGAAAACAAGATTCCGTGGGGCGAAACCGAATAAAG TAACGATGGTCGGAGAGGAGAAGCGGCATCAGATGATGCAGAATTTGTTCGGCGACCAAtcggaagaagaggaagaggaggaggaggaggttgAATCCGAGCACGAGTCCAATCGCCAACCTGATTATGCCTCT GATGAAGGGGATGAAGGACCGGATGCTGAAGGTGAAGTTGAAGGTCAAGGAGAGGCAGAAATTGAGAGCGAGGGTGAACCTCAAGATCTTGATCCTTTACAAGGTGAGAGTGAGGGTGAGAGAGATAAAAGCTCTCAGGAATTGGAGATAGGTAACCAAAGGGAACAAAGTCAAGAAAGGTATTCGGAGAGTGATGATAAGGAGGATTATGACCAACGAGTTGTTACTAGTAGAAGACATGATGCAGTTGAAAGTGGGTCAGAACGATCTGGAGAAAACCATTATGTTGCTAATGAGGATGACGAAGTGAATCAGGCGAGGAGTCACAG TGTATCTGGTGATGAGAAAGGCGAGGATCAGTTTTTGCAGTCAGCCCCAGAGATCCGTGATGTTTTTGGAGACTCTGATGATGAAGAACAAGCAGAACACAAAGTTCAGGATCAGAtcgaagaagatgaaatt AGATCCCCGATTGAAGAAATGGGGAATTATGAGAAAGATTTGAGGCCAGATGACATGAtacctgatgaagatgcacccTATTACTCTGAAGAAGAGCATATTGATGCTAGAGCTAAAGAGAAACCAGTTGGTCCCCCACTTGAGCTGGAAATTCCTCTGCGCCCTCCTCCATCTGAATCTGACAAG ATGAATATGATCAAAGTATCTAATATAATGGGCATAGATCCTACGCCATTTGATCCACATACATATGTGGAAGAGGATCATTATGAAACTGAGGAATCTGGGTCAAAAAAGAGGATAAGATTGGAGAACAATGTCATTCGCTGGAGAAAGGTCAAGCAGCCTGATGGCAGAACAACT ATTGAAAGCAATGCTCGCTTCGTGGAGTGGTCAGATGGTAGCATGCAGCTACTCATTGGAAACGAAGTGCTTGATATATCTAAGCAAGATGCACAGCATGAACAGGCTCACCTTTTTATGAGACATGGAAGA aGCATTTTCCAATCCCAAGGGCgaattatgaataaaatgagGTTTATGCCGTCATCCCTAGCTTCAAATTCTCATAGGCTGTTAACTGCTCTTGTTGATTCGCGACACAAAAAGGTGTTCAAAGTAAAGAACTGCATCACTGACATTGACCCTGAGAGGGAGAAGGAGCAAAAagagaaa GCTGTTCATCAATCAATTAAAGCTAATGAACTTCTTAGCCGGAAGAAGGAGAAGGTCAATCGTAAGTATACACAGCCCATCCGCCGGGAGCGCCAACTTTCTGCTGGTTTCTTAGAGGGCGCACTTGAAGAG gaggatgaagaGTATTATGAACCACGCCGTTCTTCTGGTCGGCGTCGCTTTGATGATGACCTTGAAATGGAAGCTCGAGCTGAGAAGCGCATAATTAATGCAAAGAAG GGGCCAAAGGATATGCCTCGTAAGTCAACATTCCAAGCTGCCAAATCATCTCGACGGCCAGTGGACTTCTCTGACAGTGAGAAAGAGGAATCAGAGTATGAAACCGAGGGGGAGGAAGATGAAGGTTCACCACCACATAGAAGGCATGAGGAAGCAGAGCAAGACTATGGGGAGGAAGATGAAGAGCTACAACAAAGAGAGCAAGAAGAAGCCTATGACGAATCAGAAGAAGAAGCTGAG GAGCCAAAGCAGAAGGTTAGGGACTCCGGAGGCAGCCTCAAAAGGAAGGGTATTGATTCTGATGAGGATTCTCCTCCTAGGAAAACTACTACTCATCGCCGGATGAAAATGGTGTATGAGAGTGATGAGGACTAA
- the LOC121749519 gene encoding protein Asterix-like: protein MASQSNDPRLPSAARPYKAPVIAPQDLPIDYSGFIAVIFGVFGAMFRYKLCSWLAIIFCAQSLANMRNIENDLKQISMAMMFGIMGLVTNYLGVGPRPNPKSS, encoded by the exons ATGGCGTCGCAATCCAACGATCCCCGGCTACCGTCGGCCGCGCGGCCGTACAAGGCACCTGTCATCGCTCCGCAGGATCTTCCCATCGACTACTCCGGCTTCATCGCCGTTATATTCGGCGTCTTTGGCGCTATGTTCCGG TACAAGCTTTGTTCGTGGCTCGCGATCATATTCTGCGCTCAGTCCCTTGCTAATATGAGGAATATCGAGAACGATCTCAAGCAGATCTCCATGGCTATGAT GTTCGGTATCATGGGGCTGGTGACGAATTACTTGGGGGTGGGGCCTCGTCCGAACCCTAAAAGTTCGTAG
- the LOC121748116 gene encoding protein LEO1 homolog isoform X2 yields the protein MKGHIEKTRFRGAKPNKVTMVGEEKRHQMMQNLFGDQSEEEEEEEEVESEHESNRQPDYASDEGDEGPDAEGEVEGQGEAEIESEGEPQDLDPLQGESEGERDKSSQELEIGNQREQSQERYSESDDKEDYDQRVVTSRRHDAVESGSERSGENHYVANEDDEVNQARSHSVSGDEKGEDQFLQSAPEIRDVFGDSDDEEQAEHKVQDQIEEDEIRSPIEEMGNYEKDLRPDDMIPDEDAPYYSEEEHIDARAKEKPVGPPLELEIPLRPPPSESDKMNMIKVSNIMGIDPTPFDPHTYVEEDHYETEESGSKKRIRLENNVIRWRKVKQPDGRTTIESNARFVEWSDGSMQLLIGNEVLDISKQDAQHEQAHLFMRHGRSIFQSQGRIMNKMRFMPSSLASNSHRLLTALVDSRHKKVFKVKNCITDIDPEREKEQKEKAVHQSIKANELLSRKKEKVNRKYTQPIRRERQLSAGFLEGALEEEDEEYYEPRRSSGRRRFDDDLEMEARAEKRIINAKKGPKDMPRKSTFQAAKSSRRPVDFSDSEKEESEYETEGEEDEGSPPHRRHEEAEQDYGEEDEELQQREQEEAYDESEEEAEEPKQKVRDSGGSLKRKGIDSDEDSPPRKTTTHRRMKMVYESDED from the exons ATGAAGGGCCATATTGAGAAAACAAGATTCCGTGGGGCGAAACCGAATAAAG TAACGATGGTCGGAGAGGAGAAGCGGCATCAGATGATGCAGAATTTGTTCGGCGACCAAtcggaagaagaggaagaggaggaggaggttgAATCCGAGCACGAGTCCAATCGCCAACCTGATTATGCCTCT GATGAAGGGGATGAAGGACCGGATGCTGAAGGTGAAGTTGAAGGTCAAGGAGAGGCAGAAATTGAGAGCGAGGGTGAACCTCAAGATCTTGATCCTTTACAAGGTGAGAGTGAGGGTGAGAGAGATAAAAGCTCTCAGGAATTGGAGATAGGTAACCAAAGGGAACAAAGTCAAGAAAGGTATTCGGAGAGTGATGATAAGGAGGATTATGACCAACGAGTTGTTACTAGTAGAAGACATGATGCAGTTGAAAGTGGGTCAGAACGATCTGGAGAAAACCATTATGTTGCTAATGAGGATGACGAAGTGAATCAGGCGAGGAGTCACAG TGTATCTGGTGATGAGAAAGGCGAGGATCAGTTTTTGCAGTCAGCCCCAGAGATCCGTGATGTTTTTGGAGACTCTGATGATGAAGAACAAGCAGAACACAAAGTTCAGGATCAGAtcgaagaagatgaaatt AGATCCCCGATTGAAGAAATGGGGAATTATGAGAAAGATTTGAGGCCAGATGACATGAtacctgatgaagatgcacccTATTACTCTGAAGAAGAGCATATTGATGCTAGAGCTAAAGAGAAACCAGTTGGTCCCCCACTTGAGCTGGAAATTCCTCTGCGCCCTCCTCCATCTGAATCTGACAAG ATGAATATGATCAAAGTATCTAATATAATGGGCATAGATCCTACGCCATTTGATCCACATACATATGTGGAAGAGGATCATTATGAAACTGAGGAATCTGGGTCAAAAAAGAGGATAAGATTGGAGAACAATGTCATTCGCTGGAGAAAGGTCAAGCAGCCTGATGGCAGAACAACT ATTGAAAGCAATGCTCGCTTCGTGGAGTGGTCAGATGGTAGCATGCAGCTACTCATTGGAAACGAAGTGCTTGATATATCTAAGCAAGATGCACAGCATGAACAGGCTCACCTTTTTATGAGACATGGAAGA aGCATTTTCCAATCCCAAGGGCgaattatgaataaaatgagGTTTATGCCGTCATCCCTAGCTTCAAATTCTCATAGGCTGTTAACTGCTCTTGTTGATTCGCGACACAAAAAGGTGTTCAAAGTAAAGAACTGCATCACTGACATTGACCCTGAGAGGGAGAAGGAGCAAAAagagaaa GCTGTTCATCAATCAATTAAAGCTAATGAACTTCTTAGCCGGAAGAAGGAGAAGGTCAATCGTAAGTATACACAGCCCATCCGCCGGGAGCGCCAACTTTCTGCTGGTTTCTTAGAGGGCGCACTTGAAGAG gaggatgaagaGTATTATGAACCACGCCGTTCTTCTGGTCGGCGTCGCTTTGATGATGACCTTGAAATGGAAGCTCGAGCTGAGAAGCGCATAATTAATGCAAAGAAG GGGCCAAAGGATATGCCTCGTAAGTCAACATTCCAAGCTGCCAAATCATCTCGACGGCCAGTGGACTTCTCTGACAGTGAGAAAGAGGAATCAGAGTATGAAACCGAGGGGGAGGAAGATGAAGGTTCACCACCACATAGAAGGCATGAGGAAGCAGAGCAAGACTATGGGGAGGAAGATGAAGAGCTACAACAAAGAGAGCAAGAAGAAGCCTATGACGAATCAGAAGAAGAAGCTGAG GAGCCAAAGCAGAAGGTTAGGGACTCCGGAGGCAGCCTCAAAAGGAAGGGTATTGATTCTGATGAGGATTCTCCTCCTAGGAAAACTACTACTCATCGCCGGATGAAAATGGTGTATGAGAGTGATGAGGACTAA
- the LOC121748116 gene encoding protein LEO1 homolog isoform X3 produces the protein MVGEEKRHQMMQNLFGDQSEEEEEEEEEVESEHESNRQPDYASDEGDEGPDAEGEVEGQGEAEIESEGEPQDLDPLQGESEGERDKSSQELEIGNQREQSQERYSESDDKEDYDQRVVTSRRHDAVESGSERSGENHYVANEDDEVNQARSHSVSGDEKGEDQFLQSAPEIRDVFGDSDDEEQAEHKVQDQIEEDEIRSPIEEMGNYEKDLRPDDMIPDEDAPYYSEEEHIDARAKEKPVGPPLELEIPLRPPPSESDKMNMIKVSNIMGIDPTPFDPHTYVEEDHYETEESGSKKRIRLENNVIRWRKVKQPDGRTTIESNARFVEWSDGSMQLLIGNEVLDISKQDAQHEQAHLFMRHGRSIFQSQGRIMNKMRFMPSSLASNSHRLLTALVDSRHKKVFKVKNCITDIDPEREKEQKEKAVHQSIKANELLSRKKEKVNRKYTQPIRRERQLSAGFLEGALEEEDEEYYEPRRSSGRRRFDDDLEMEARAEKRIINAKKGPKDMPRKSTFQAAKSSRRPVDFSDSEKEESEYETEGEEDEGSPPHRRHEEAEQDYGEEDEELQQREQEEAYDESEEEAEEPKQKVRDSGGSLKRKGIDSDEDSPPRKTTTHRRMKMVYESDED, from the exons ATGGTCGGAGAGGAGAAGCGGCATCAGATGATGCAGAATTTGTTCGGCGACCAAtcggaagaagaggaagaggaggaggaggaggttgAATCCGAGCACGAGTCCAATCGCCAACCTGATTATGCCTCT GATGAAGGGGATGAAGGACCGGATGCTGAAGGTGAAGTTGAAGGTCAAGGAGAGGCAGAAATTGAGAGCGAGGGTGAACCTCAAGATCTTGATCCTTTACAAGGTGAGAGTGAGGGTGAGAGAGATAAAAGCTCTCAGGAATTGGAGATAGGTAACCAAAGGGAACAAAGTCAAGAAAGGTATTCGGAGAGTGATGATAAGGAGGATTATGACCAACGAGTTGTTACTAGTAGAAGACATGATGCAGTTGAAAGTGGGTCAGAACGATCTGGAGAAAACCATTATGTTGCTAATGAGGATGACGAAGTGAATCAGGCGAGGAGTCACAG TGTATCTGGTGATGAGAAAGGCGAGGATCAGTTTTTGCAGTCAGCCCCAGAGATCCGTGATGTTTTTGGAGACTCTGATGATGAAGAACAAGCAGAACACAAAGTTCAGGATCAGAtcgaagaagatgaaatt AGATCCCCGATTGAAGAAATGGGGAATTATGAGAAAGATTTGAGGCCAGATGACATGAtacctgatgaagatgcacccTATTACTCTGAAGAAGAGCATATTGATGCTAGAGCTAAAGAGAAACCAGTTGGTCCCCCACTTGAGCTGGAAATTCCTCTGCGCCCTCCTCCATCTGAATCTGACAAG ATGAATATGATCAAAGTATCTAATATAATGGGCATAGATCCTACGCCATTTGATCCACATACATATGTGGAAGAGGATCATTATGAAACTGAGGAATCTGGGTCAAAAAAGAGGATAAGATTGGAGAACAATGTCATTCGCTGGAGAAAGGTCAAGCAGCCTGATGGCAGAACAACT ATTGAAAGCAATGCTCGCTTCGTGGAGTGGTCAGATGGTAGCATGCAGCTACTCATTGGAAACGAAGTGCTTGATATATCTAAGCAAGATGCACAGCATGAACAGGCTCACCTTTTTATGAGACATGGAAGA aGCATTTTCCAATCCCAAGGGCgaattatgaataaaatgagGTTTATGCCGTCATCCCTAGCTTCAAATTCTCATAGGCTGTTAACTGCTCTTGTTGATTCGCGACACAAAAAGGTGTTCAAAGTAAAGAACTGCATCACTGACATTGACCCTGAGAGGGAGAAGGAGCAAAAagagaaa GCTGTTCATCAATCAATTAAAGCTAATGAACTTCTTAGCCGGAAGAAGGAGAAGGTCAATCGTAAGTATACACAGCCCATCCGCCGGGAGCGCCAACTTTCTGCTGGTTTCTTAGAGGGCGCACTTGAAGAG gaggatgaagaGTATTATGAACCACGCCGTTCTTCTGGTCGGCGTCGCTTTGATGATGACCTTGAAATGGAAGCTCGAGCTGAGAAGCGCATAATTAATGCAAAGAAG GGGCCAAAGGATATGCCTCGTAAGTCAACATTCCAAGCTGCCAAATCATCTCGACGGCCAGTGGACTTCTCTGACAGTGAGAAAGAGGAATCAGAGTATGAAACCGAGGGGGAGGAAGATGAAGGTTCACCACCACATAGAAGGCATGAGGAAGCAGAGCAAGACTATGGGGAGGAAGATGAAGAGCTACAACAAAGAGAGCAAGAAGAAGCCTATGACGAATCAGAAGAAGAAGCTGAG GAGCCAAAGCAGAAGGTTAGGGACTCCGGAGGCAGCCTCAAAAGGAAGGGTATTGATTCTGATGAGGATTCTCCTCCTAGGAAAACTACTACTCATCGCCGGATGAAAATGGTGTATGAGAGTGATGAGGACTAA
- the LOC121749518 gene encoding uncharacterized protein LOC121749518 has translation MEDQTPPFQTRPHSQNFAPPPSPSSSSSSSEARQWRPVAQRNLRNQWSKLKLLRQDWCSASNAGRSHATEIVNSYLSQKYMDGMEFGVLSDMPNIRKKASYKLLKQQELNRGRLLKSYKDMVGVLTDMVRICKSMRCYSIGTSNSPLAQFSFCSEDGSDSGDCGGIPVFRFCSIASFEELALEITQMFISELNVKRLLVVEFLSIYDEKVAEAMALQWSDELYEGEFGDLATLNLYSAETHQLNLPSLSNCKSSTSNIQSKRQQDSNVLQIYITTWLADVNIDKCRIEEIFGIAGEEMHVDFLETPA, from the exons ATGGAGGATCAGACTCCTCCCTTTCAAACCCGTCCACACAGTCAAAACTTCGCGCCGCCGCCGTCACCgtcatcgtcatcatcatcatcggaGGCGCGCCAGTGGAGGCCAGTTGCTCAACGGAACCTGAGGAACCAGTGGTCGAAGCTTAAATTACTCCGTCAAGATTGGTGCTCTGCCTCCAATGCCGGCCGCTCTCACGCCACTGAAATCGTCAATTCCTATCTCTCTCAAAA GTATATGGATGGCATGGAGTTTGGTGTGTTGAGTGACATGCCTAATATTCGAAAGAAAGCTTCTTACAAGTTGCTCAAGCAGCAG GAGCTTAATAGAGGCAGACTACTGAAATCTTACAAAGATATG GTTGGAGTTCTGACCGATATGGTTAGGATATGTAAATCTATGAGGTGCTATTCTATAGGAACAAGCAATAGTCCACTGGCTCAGTTTTCTTTCTGTTCTGAAGATGGCAGTGACAGCGGCGACTGTGGTGGAATCCCTGTTTTTCGATTTTGTTCAATTGCTTCATTTG AAGAGTTAGCATTGGAGATTACTCAAATGTTCATATCAGAGTTGAATGTAAAG CGGTTGCTTGTAGTAGAATTCCTGTCCATATATGATGAAAAAGTTGCAGAAGCCATGGCATTGCAATGGTCTGATGAACTCTATGAGGGAGAATTTGGTGATCTGGCTACACTGAACTTGTACTCTGCAGAAACTCATCAACTAAATCTTCCATCACTTAGTAATTGCAAGTCAAGTACTTCAAACATTCAATCTAAACGGCAGCAAGATAGCAATGTTTTACAG ATTTACATAACAACCTGGCTGGCAGATGTGAACATAGATAAATGCAG GATTGAGGAGATATTTGGTATTGCGGGAGAGGAGATGCATGTTGACTTTCTTGAGACACCTGCTTGA